From the genome of Cryptosporangium aurantiacum, one region includes:
- a CDS encoding TetR/AcrR family transcriptional regulator: MTSPRELRRQQRVATSREQILDTAEELFGSQGYRATSLQRVAERCEFSVGALYQFFSGKEELLQAVMYRRGNDLFAAMRGAISPDETGVANLVAVVEAISAFFERFPSYGQLTIRLASPGEDAPKDLSPAGEGFAGALALFADVLRSGQRSGDVRPGDPAALAELASNMMTAYLRDRGSEGLTSGEFREILSRAFSAVG, from the coding sequence ATGACCAGCCCACGGGAGCTGCGGCGGCAACAGCGGGTAGCGACCAGCCGGGAGCAGATCCTGGACACCGCTGAGGAGCTGTTCGGCAGCCAGGGCTACCGGGCGACCAGCCTCCAGCGGGTCGCCGAGCGGTGCGAGTTCTCGGTCGGTGCGCTGTACCAGTTCTTCAGCGGCAAGGAAGAGCTCCTGCAGGCGGTGATGTACCGCCGCGGGAACGACCTCTTCGCCGCGATGCGCGGCGCGATCAGCCCGGACGAGACCGGCGTCGCGAACCTGGTGGCCGTCGTCGAGGCGATCAGCGCGTTCTTCGAACGCTTCCCTTCCTACGGTCAGCTGACGATCCGCCTCGCGTCGCCGGGGGAGGACGCGCCGAAGGACCTGAGCCCGGCGGGCGAGGGCTTCGCCGGTGCGCTCGCGCTCTTCGCCGACGTGCTGCGCAGCGGGCAGCGGTCGGGGGACGTGCGGCCCGGCGATCCGGCGGCGCTGGCCGAGCTGGCGTCCAACATGATGACCGCGTACCTCCGCGACCGCGGATCGGAGGGCCTGACGTCCGGAGAGTTCCGGGAGATCCTCTCCCGGGCGTTCTCGGCTGTCGGATAA
- a CDS encoding mycofactocin-coupled SDR family oxidoreductase, with protein MGRVEGKVAFVTGAARGQGRSHAVRLAEEGADIIAIDLCKNIDTVDYPLSTPEDLKETARQVEALDRRIVAREVDTRDPVALRAALEAGVAELGHLDVVVANAGIAPMSGRPKLQAWSDVIDVNLIGAINTIQAALPHLGKGASIIATGSIAAMISNETAGNPGGDPGGTGYMWAKRTLASYIHELGRTVIPARIRVNAVHPTNTNTNMLHSRPMYRAFRPDKENPTREEAEEVFPTMQGFNVPYVEPGDISAMVVFLASDESRYVTGMQMRVDAGAYLKLYDWHV; from the coding sequence ATGGGGCGCGTTGAAGGCAAGGTCGCCTTCGTCACCGGCGCGGCACGCGGACAGGGCCGCAGCCACGCGGTGCGGCTGGCCGAGGAAGGCGCGGACATCATCGCGATCGACCTCTGCAAGAACATCGACACGGTCGACTACCCGCTGTCGACGCCGGAGGACCTGAAGGAGACCGCTCGCCAGGTCGAGGCGCTGGACCGCCGGATCGTGGCCAGGGAGGTCGACACCCGGGACCCGGTGGCACTGCGGGCCGCGCTCGAGGCCGGGGTCGCCGAGCTGGGGCACCTCGACGTCGTCGTCGCCAACGCCGGGATCGCGCCGATGTCCGGGCGGCCGAAGCTGCAGGCCTGGTCGGACGTCATCGACGTGAACCTGATCGGTGCGATCAACACGATCCAGGCCGCGCTGCCCCACCTGGGCAAGGGTGCGTCGATCATCGCGACCGGGTCGATCGCCGCAATGATCTCGAACGAGACCGCGGGGAACCCGGGCGGCGACCCGGGCGGCACCGGCTACATGTGGGCGAAGCGGACGTTAGCCAGCTACATCCACGAGCTGGGCCGGACCGTGATCCCCGCCCGGATCCGGGTGAACGCGGTCCACCCGACGAACACCAACACGAACATGCTGCACAGCCGCCCGATGTACCGCGCGTTCCGCCCGGACAAGGAGAACCCGACCCGCGAGGAGGCCGAGGAGGTCTTCCCGACGATGCAGGGCTTCAACGTGCCCTACGTCGAGCCGGGGGACATCTCCGCGATGGTGGTCTTCCTGGCGTCCGACGAGTCCCGGTACGTCACCGGCATGCAGATGCGGGTGGACGCCGGCGCCTACCTCAAGCTCTACGACTGGCACGTCTGA
- a CDS encoding TetR/AcrR family transcriptional regulator, translating to MHEPTSAALSPRELRKQQRVATSREQILDTAEELFGNHGYRATSLQQVAERCEFSVGALYQFFSGKEELLRGVMERRGLVQLAEMRRAAEGGDLLALVDTIVAFHRRYPAFGRLSARVYSAGSDAPAGYHLFEANYRTAMDLYASVIVSGQQRGVIRAGNPQALARLLSSMVTAYHRVDPELVGSGPTLTEPEFRQIVARAFAA from the coding sequence GTGCACGAACCGACATCGGCGGCTCTCAGCCCTCGCGAGCTGCGCAAGCAGCAGCGAGTGGCGACGAGCCGGGAGCAGATCCTGGACACCGCCGAGGAGCTGTTCGGCAACCACGGCTACCGCGCCACCAGCCTGCAGCAGGTGGCCGAGCGGTGCGAGTTCTCGGTCGGTGCGCTCTATCAGTTCTTCAGCGGCAAAGAAGAGCTGCTCCGCGGTGTGATGGAGCGGCGCGGCCTGGTGCAACTCGCCGAGATGCGCCGGGCCGCCGAGGGCGGCGACCTGCTCGCGCTCGTCGACACGATCGTCGCGTTCCACCGCCGGTACCCGGCTTTCGGCCGGCTGTCGGCGCGCGTCTACTCCGCCGGTTCGGACGCCCCGGCGGGGTACCACCTGTTCGAAGCGAACTACCGCACCGCGATGGATCTCTACGCATCGGTGATCGTCTCCGGGCAGCAGCGCGGGGTGATCCGCGCGGGCAACCCCCAGGCGCTGGCGCGGCTGCTGTCCAGCATGGTCACCGCGTACCACCGCGTCGACCCGGAGCTGGTCGGCTCCGGCCCGACGCTGACCGAGCCGGAGTTCCGGCAGATCGTCGCCCGGGCGTTCGCCGCATGA
- a CDS encoding TIR domain-containing protein — MARVFVSHAGPDLESAERIARWLVDDGHDVFLDRDAQRGLVLGENWQQRLHERLRGADAVVCLLTPEYAASVWCAAELAVALSRGSRVLPLRLTSGSTHPLLPDDIQYSDLSTPDAAREHLREALLRLDAAGGAGWPDDRSPYPGLRPFDAGENRVFFGRNREVAELAGLLRSPAEPDLIVVLGPSGCGKSSLVRAGLVPLIAAEPGWWTLPAVLPGADPVGALARELAGAGRQCGLEWTVSGVRERLVGDGLRAVADDLLVAAPGGWERRRLLLVLDQLEEVVTLADAPARAGLADLLSAPGPVRTVATLRPEFLDQVLAGPELSGLPMRPFPLRPLRREMLPVVVEEPARLAGLEPEPALVDRIVADAGSGDALPLLAYSLEQLSEGVGRGGRLTLQRYEEMGGVRGALAQQADAALADAASTGRHRDQVMGTLLRLVTVDEQGRPARWRVARDELSVAEQRDADAFVRRRLLITDTENGTVVVGVAHEAFLTAWPPLADAIAADTAALRARRAVEQAAARWDESARPRRLLWERNQLGSAVSDLRDRSSLSPRGAAFLRSSVRFERRRRFRATSILAGLLVLAVIGGLVAVVQRQTAQEQQRAATGRQLLAQAASLRARDPFTAIQLFTAAYRIHPSDETRSGLASAVVGNHFVARLRLDGSSIDDVAYAPDGSTMATASRGQGITLWDTRVETQPRPVSRPGGIDPLARVGSLAYTPDGRTLVAGDRYGLVGLWDVGNPRAPRLRQRLVAAVGGWISALVIDGSGQYLAVGTSRRTVVIWDIRDPDAPRALGSPLLLESRARSLALKGEQMAVGTEGGQTLVFVMDVPGSPRHVATIQGAGDGLVTAVRFTGSALVTGEESGDVAVFDLSRPAVPRRVATRRLGSAVNAVDVGDTSPFDLAIATGGRTVVVWNTLGNTLTDATDPFFGGHTDRVHAVAFRPGGDTLVSGSEDGTAIVWSLAGAGAPSAISSVEDHDGPVVDLATSDDHRLVASLGSDGTVMLWSLADARRPKRRGTPLRIGEPANTVALSPDGRRLAVGSTAGNFWLWDVTDPAMPRAVPGTTDVGQVVLDLAFSRDGRVVTVGTERGPTRWDVTDPRAVRRLEPPLGGHPAYAVAFSSRGVLAAADVTGEVRLWDPRRKVRNTTAYKLSGYSDGIRSMAFAPDGDTLATGGNDGTLMLWDVHDATAPRPLIAGVPAHAGAVRSLAFSPDGSTLASTGMDSTTSLWDLTDRSAPHRLGQQFLGGEDSVVFGPNGDILAAASADGSIELWDLAAMNRLRRDPARAACNLTGGLNREQWARFVPDLDYVDTCPR; from the coding sequence ATGGCGCGGGTCTTCGTCTCGCACGCCGGCCCGGATCTCGAGTCGGCCGAACGCATCGCGCGCTGGCTCGTCGACGACGGGCACGACGTCTTCCTCGACCGGGACGCCCAGCGTGGTCTCGTGCTGGGCGAGAACTGGCAGCAGCGGTTGCACGAGCGGCTCCGCGGAGCGGACGCCGTCGTCTGCCTCCTCACCCCGGAGTACGCGGCGTCGGTCTGGTGCGCGGCCGAGCTGGCCGTCGCGCTGTCTCGGGGGAGCAGGGTCCTGCCGCTGCGTCTCACGTCGGGAAGCACCCACCCGCTCCTCCCCGACGACATCCAGTACAGCGACCTCTCCACCCCGGACGCCGCCCGGGAGCACCTGCGCGAGGCGTTGCTCCGGCTGGACGCCGCCGGTGGCGCCGGATGGCCCGACGACCGGAGCCCGTACCCGGGGTTGCGTCCGTTCGACGCCGGGGAGAACCGGGTGTTCTTCGGCCGGAATCGTGAGGTCGCCGAGCTGGCGGGCCTCCTGCGCTCGCCGGCCGAGCCGGACCTGATCGTCGTGCTCGGGCCGTCCGGCTGCGGGAAGTCCTCGCTGGTGCGCGCCGGGCTGGTGCCGCTGATCGCGGCGGAGCCGGGCTGGTGGACGCTCCCGGCCGTGCTGCCCGGCGCGGATCCGGTCGGCGCTCTCGCACGCGAACTGGCCGGCGCCGGGCGGCAGTGCGGGCTGGAGTGGACGGTCAGTGGGGTTCGGGAGCGGCTCGTCGGCGACGGGCTGCGCGCGGTGGCGGACGACCTGCTGGTCGCCGCGCCGGGCGGCTGGGAGCGCCGCCGGTTGTTGCTCGTGCTGGACCAGCTGGAGGAAGTCGTCACGCTGGCCGACGCTCCGGCCCGCGCCGGGCTGGCCGACCTGCTGTCTGCGCCCGGGCCGGTGCGCACCGTGGCCACGCTCCGGCCGGAGTTCCTCGATCAGGTCCTCGCCGGACCCGAGCTGAGCGGCCTGCCGATGCGGCCGTTCCCGCTACGACCGCTGCGGCGCGAGATGTTGCCGGTGGTGGTGGAGGAACCCGCGCGGCTGGCGGGCCTCGAGCCGGAGCCCGCGCTGGTGGACCGGATCGTCGCGGACGCCGGGTCGGGGGACGCCCTTCCGCTGCTCGCCTACAGCCTCGAGCAGCTGAGCGAGGGCGTCGGCCGGGGCGGGCGGCTGACGCTGCAGCGTTACGAGGAGATGGGTGGCGTCCGAGGCGCGCTGGCCCAGCAGGCCGACGCCGCACTGGCCGACGCCGCGTCCACCGGACGGCATCGCGACCAGGTGATGGGCACGTTGCTGCGGCTGGTCACCGTCGACGAGCAGGGCAGGCCCGCGCGGTGGCGGGTGGCCAGGGACGAGCTGAGCGTCGCCGAACAACGTGACGCGGACGCGTTCGTGCGGCGTCGGCTGCTGATCACCGATACTGAGAACGGAACCGTCGTCGTCGGAGTTGCCCACGAGGCCTTCCTGACCGCGTGGCCGCCGCTGGCCGACGCGATCGCCGCCGACACCGCCGCGCTGCGGGCCCGGCGGGCCGTGGAGCAGGCCGCGGCGCGGTGGGACGAGTCGGCCCGGCCGCGGCGCCTGCTGTGGGAGCGGAACCAGCTCGGCTCGGCGGTCAGCGATCTGCGGGACCGGTCCTCGCTCAGCCCGCGAGGTGCGGCGTTCTTGCGGAGCAGCGTGCGGTTCGAGCGGCGGCGGCGATTCCGCGCGACGTCGATCCTGGCCGGTCTGCTGGTCCTCGCGGTGATCGGTGGCCTCGTCGCCGTAGTACAGCGTCAGACCGCGCAGGAGCAGCAGCGCGCAGCGACCGGCAGGCAGTTGCTCGCGCAGGCCGCGAGCCTGCGCGCCCGGGATCCGTTCACCGCGATTCAGCTGTTCACCGCCGCCTACCGGATCCATCCCAGCGACGAGACTCGCTCCGGCCTGGCCAGCGCAGTGGTCGGCAACCACTTCGTGGCCCGGCTTCGCCTCGACGGTTCGTCGATCGACGACGTGGCGTATGCGCCGGACGGCTCGACGATGGCGACGGCCTCGCGGGGACAGGGGATCACGCTCTGGGACACGAGGGTCGAGACGCAGCCCCGGCCGGTCAGCCGACCTGGTGGGATCGATCCTCTGGCCCGGGTCGGGTCGCTGGCCTACACACCCGACGGCCGGACACTCGTGGCGGGCGACCGCTACGGCCTGGTCGGACTCTGGGACGTCGGGAATCCGAGGGCGCCGCGCCTACGGCAGCGGCTGGTGGCAGCCGTGGGCGGGTGGATCAGCGCTCTCGTGATCGACGGCAGCGGGCAGTACCTGGCCGTGGGTACGAGCCGCCGTACTGTCGTAATCTGGGACATCCGGGACCCGGACGCGCCGCGTGCCCTCGGGAGCCCACTCCTCCTGGAGAGCCGTGCGCGCTCGCTCGCGCTGAAGGGCGAGCAGATGGCAGTCGGAACCGAGGGTGGGCAGACCCTGGTGTTCGTGATGGACGTACCAGGGTCCCCGCGCCACGTTGCCACCATCCAGGGGGCAGGCGACGGCCTCGTGACCGCAGTGCGCTTCACGGGCTCCGCACTGGTCACCGGGGAGGAGAGCGGGGACGTCGCCGTCTTTGACCTGTCCCGGCCCGCGGTTCCCCGCCGCGTCGCTACGCGCCGGCTGGGGAGCGCCGTGAACGCGGTCGACGTCGGTGACACGTCCCCCTTCGACCTGGCGATCGCCACCGGCGGCCGCACGGTCGTCGTCTGGAACACGCTCGGCAATACGCTCACCGATGCCACCGACCCGTTCTTCGGAGGGCACACCGACAGGGTGCACGCCGTGGCGTTCCGGCCCGGCGGCGATACGCTCGTCTCGGGGAGCGAAGACGGTACGGCGATAGTCTGGAGCCTCGCCGGGGCCGGCGCGCCCTCGGCGATCTCCTCGGTCGAGGACCACGACGGTCCGGTGGTGGATCTGGCGACGAGCGACGACCACCGGCTCGTCGCCAGCCTCGGCAGTGACGGCACGGTCATGCTGTGGAGCCTCGCCGATGCGCGGCGTCCGAAGCGCCGAGGAACTCCGCTCCGGATCGGCGAGCCGGCGAACACGGTCGCCTTGAGCCCCGACGGCAGACGGCTCGCGGTGGGCAGCACCGCCGGAAACTTCTGGCTGTGGGACGTCACCGATCCGGCCATGCCCAGGGCGGTCCCGGGGACGACGGACGTCGGGCAGGTGGTCCTCGACCTGGCGTTCTCGCGCGACGGCCGGGTGGTGACCGTGGGGACCGAACGTGGCCCGACGCGCTGGGACGTCACGGATCCACGCGCGGTCCGGCGGCTCGAGCCCCCGTTGGGCGGGCATCCGGCGTACGCCGTCGCGTTCAGTTCGCGCGGCGTGCTCGCCGCCGCGGACGTTACCGGTGAGGTGAGGCTCTGGGACCCGCGCCGGAAAGTGCGAAACACTACGGCGTACAAACTCAGCGGGTACAGCGACGGTATTCGGTCGATGGCGTTCGCCCCCGACGGTGACACGCTGGCAACGGGCGGGAACGACGGCACACTGATGCTCTGGGACGTGCACGACGCGACTGCTCCTCGACCGTTGATCGCCGGGGTTCCTGCGCACGCCGGTGCCGTCCGTAGCCTGGCCTTTTCGCCGGACGGCTCGACACTGGCCAGCACTGGGATGGACTCCACGACGTCGCTGTGGGACCTGACCGACCGCTCAGCGCCGC